A single window of Salvia splendens isolate huo1 chromosome 8, SspV2, whole genome shotgun sequence DNA harbors:
- the LOC121745988 gene encoding uncharacterized protein LOC121745988 encodes MTDNAGVEEDYVKLECGGAQCQPEISTSDCCDDGGWLWSLWWWGKLLLVVLFVAVFGAVFLKWIGPFFMDKEIIPMIKWEQRAFSTAILGVIVFASLAIFPVFLIPSTPSMWVAGMTFGYGSGFLMIIGGVSIGSSIPYFIGSLFYHRIHVWLERHPKRASIIRLAGEGNWFSQFRAVSLIRISPFPYVIYNYCAVATDVKYAPYLLGTVVGMAPEIFVALYTGILIKTLADASQDRKSLSVSQIVMNVARFCISVSATVAVADCDECGQVLHQCERDCSSDVVRKRRLKELQMREELLLQ; translated from the exons ATGACTGACAATGCTGGCGTTGAGGAGGATTACGTGAAATTGGAGTGTGGCGGGGCCCAGTGCCAGCCGGAAATTTCGACGTCTGATTGTTGCGATGACGGAGGGTGGTTGTGGTCTTTGTGGTGGTGGGGGAAATTGCTGCTCGTGGTCTTGTTTGTTGCCGTGTTTGGCGCGGTTTTCctcaaatggattgggccattTTTTATGGATAAG GAAATCATCCCCATGATAAAATGGGAGCAGAGAGCTTTCAGCACAGCTATTCTAGGAGTCATAGTGTTTGCTTCTCTGGCAATATTCCCTGTATTTCTTATACCTTCTACACCATCCATGTGGGTTGCCGGGATGACTTTTGGTTATGGTTCTGGTTTTCTGATGATCATTGGTGGTGTTTCGATTGGTAGTTCTATTCCTTATTTCATTGGTTCTTTATTCTACCATAGAATTCAT GTATGGCTAGAAAGGCACCCAAAGCGAGCTTCTATCATAAGACTAGCTGGCGAGGGAAACTGGTTTAGTCAGTTTCGAGCTGTTTCCTTGATCAGGATTTCCCCTTTTCCATATGTCATATATAACTACTGCGCTGTGGCTACGGATGTCAAATATGCTCCTTATTTGTTGGGGACTGTGGTAGGAATGGCGCCAGAAATATTTGTCGCACTTTACAC GGGCATACTGATTAAAACATTAGCTGATGCTTCACAAGATCGGAAGTCTCTGTCAGTTTCGCAGATTGTGATGAATGTGGCCAGGTTTTGCATCAGTGTGAGCGCGACTGTAGCAGTCGCAGATTGTGATGAATGTGGCCAGGTTTTGCATCAGTGTGAGCGCGACTGTAGCAGTGACGTGGTACGCAAGAGGCGACTGAAGGAGCTACAGATGCGAGAGGAGCTTTTGTTGCAGTGA